TTTGAACCAGGAATTTCCTGCCGTCTCTCTGATATTTATGATCCTGCAGCATTAATGAAGCATAACCgaaaaatgcaaatgcaaatgcaaattaaaGGCCATACGAATTTATGTTGTGGCAAAGGCAATTAATTATAGGCCGCCACTTGGCGATGGATCCGTGGGACAGGCCGCGTATGtaatttaaaattaatttgcacCCCAAGGGGGGGGGTCCACCCCATGCAATCGCTGTGCCACATTGCGTGAGTGCTGGCATGGAACCTTGAAATGCATTTAAAATTCCAGCCACCTCTTTTGTATTTTGACACgaatttttaattgttttcacccacagagagcgagagagagtgagagagaaggGGAGGCGGCAGAGAAAGTGGCACATTCGCATTGCACTCTGGGGTTTTCTGAAATAACTAAATATCGCATTTGTTGGGGTTTTTGTTGGGGTTCAAGTGGGTCTCGTTTCATTTGTATGGCTGCCACggcaccgccaccgccaccacaGGTGTCCCACATTTCGATGACTCTTTGAGCTCTCTTTGGGGGCAAAACTCATTACCCGACCCCAGTCTCATCTTCAATACAGCCCCTCCCCCTGATTTATCTCCTGGACTCTAAAGTAGGGCATGGTGTGGGgtcggggcggggcggggcggggggcGCATAAATTGAATTATGGCTCATAAAATGGACAAGTCGTAAGCGTAAATTATAGTCAATAAAATTGTACATTAATTGCAGAAGCAGTCTCTGAAATATAGCTCTTCTTTAAGGGTGGTTTTTATCCTAAAAAATTGGTCTTTTATGCTCAAATTCTCTATTGATTTCTTAGataatttttaataattttttctGAAATCAGGGCTTGCAAAAACGATTAAAACTCCTAAGACAAAAGCCTAAATTATAGCCTAtaatgtctctctctctctctccccccctCTCCCTGTCTCTTTTTAAACCCATCTCTGGgggaacaacaaaaaaaacccagAGGCAAACCATTTCCaattgcataaatatttaaataaatctATCAGACAAATGAAAGCTCTTGTAAATATTTGTAGTCTGCTGTCGTAGACcgaaacacacgcacacacggaCACAATCAATTGGCAGCTGAAatcacacacccacacccacacacagataAAGACATAAGCCCAaccacacacacccacacacacacagagaggcACACACACAACGGTGCAGATATTGCGGTACGCagttttcgtttcgtttcgtttcgtttctctGTTGAATGGGCCATAAATGCCGGCTAAAGAAGcgcataaaaaaaaaaacttcaaATATAAGATAAACAAACCGGCAAAAAGATTCACCCACACACGGACACGGCAtgcgagagacagagagggagtgagagagggagagtcgCAGAGAGGAAAGTTTTTAATGCGCAACGCAAACTCAACAAAATTCCCTTTTGGCACAGGGAATTTTCTTCGAGAGGGAAGTTTCTCTGGGATTTTGGTCTAAATTATGCCTTTTTGTTTGAAGTAGGAAAAAGGGTCCTGGGCTGATCAGTTCCTGGGTTATGGGGCTATAGTTTTGGGGATTGGGTCCCCAAAGGAAATGCTGGGAGCATGGCTATGAGGAGCATGGCTTGAAAGGACCCTTAAATCATAGGAAACCAATTCTTAAAAGGCATAAAAGGGGCTTTTTCAGATCAAAGGGTTATATTTTTGGTTTCTTAGAGCTAAAAGGTTACCTTCTGGCAAAAATATCCAATAAATGAGCCCAAAATATGGAATGCCCGTTTCAATTTGTGGTTTTCCTTCAGGAAAGCGCTTCGATTGCATCTAAAATCCAATCCTTGTGATAGATCACACTCGAATACATTATGGGAGAGCCGTACCGCCCACCACAGACGACGCCCACCAGCTCCTTGTTCAAAGTCAGGGGGCCACCGGAGTCCTCGAATAATGTCGATTTGTGACTAGTGCCGGCACAAATGACAGCTTCTGTGATGCCATATTCGGGATACTTCAGCTGGCAGCACTCCCTGCTTACTATGGGTATCGCCACGCCCTGAAGGATGTCGGGGATTTGCAAAGCGCCATTCTTGAAGGTCCAACCCCAGCCGGTGATCTTTGCCTGGGCGCCAGCCTCGGGGTCTGCCACGGCCAAGGGGATGCTCCGCACTTGATCGCTGAACTCGAGAGGTTCGCTCAATCGAATGAGGGCAATGTCGTTTTTCCAAAATTCAGAATAAGAATATCCAGGGTAATATTTAATCGCCGCCACTCGGTGGAGGGTTCCGCCCTGGCTACGAAGCGTGGAGCCCGCCCGCACTTGCAGCTCCTCGGGGTTTACCTTCGAGACGCAGTGGGCGGCAGTTATGACAAAGTCCTTGCTGTAGATGGAACCACCGCAGGCATGGTCACCCCCCAGGACAAGAGACACTTGCCAGGAATCATCCTCGATGGGCGTGTCCTGTCCGCCTATAATGCGGGGCACACGACCAGCGGAGAGCAGAGTGGCTGTCGCGAACAGAAGAGAGACTTTGAATAGCATTTCTGGGCCGAGTTTGGTCTTCAAATGGGTAGAACGCCGCCCTTTTATAGGGTCTTGACTCCAAGTAAAGCCAATCCATCATTTCTATATATAGTTTGTGTTTTGCAAAATGCTTTGAGAGGCGTTTCGATTCTTCCGATAAGTTTGTTAGCTGAGGAATGCAGTAAATTCTGTGATTTATGAAGGTATGCATGGGGCTCTTGAAGGCACTTCGTATCACCGCCCACTGTACACATTCCTGAGGCATGGTGGCGTCTTCCTTCTTCGCTTCGGTCCTACCTACTCTCTCGCActttgtctctctctatcgTTCGTGCTAACACTCCCCCCTCGGCACGTGCCCCTCAGCCCGTCTGCCCTTGATCTTCTTTCGAAGATACCTATCGAATAGGTAACAAAAGTGACGCAATCCATGGAGTATTCTGTAGTATTTCTACTATTTTCAGCAGTCTCTTCAGTGCCGAAATCTTTGGAAAATCTTCCCCGTTGCAGGCTTCTTTCAGTTTTTCTAAGGGAGTGGCACTACACATCGTTCTTTGCCCCAATGGGAAGCCATTCCTTTGCCCAGAAACATTCAGGATCTGAGCATAGATCGAGGAGGGAATTCCACAAGAGAAAGATGAGGGAGGCCTCGACTGGCAGATGGATTCCCCGTGGCTTGGGCTGCCAGATATTCAGGCAAAACTTGAGCTACAAAAAGTCTCAAATATGCAGTGCTCTCTTTTCAATTTATTGACATTCAGGAGAGCGCTTCGATTGCCTCTTCGATGCTTCATCGGAGGCCAGAAACAGTGACTCCCACGAGTTTATTGTCCACCGTCAAAGAGCCGCCGTCGTCTAAGGCAAAGTAGGCGACCGATCGTCCAGAATATCCCTCACAAATGATGttctccggcagacggcagGCGGATGGGAATCGTCACGCTCTGAAGGACTTCGGGCTTCTGCTCCTCGAGATTCCTACAGCCCCAACCCGTGGTCCTGGCCCTGAAACCCCGCACGGGCTCTTGGTCGGCCCAGGGGATGCTCTCCACTTGACCGGCCTTTTAAAGGGCCTCCATAAGGGGTTTCTAGTGCCTTAAATTCTCGGTTTATTGGAGGTGCGAGTTGTGGCCGTTTCTGTTGAAGGTTTTCTCTGATTTCTCAAGTAAATATTGGAATGTTTAAGCGTTTTCCTTGACGCGGAGATTGTTGCAAGTTGCATGCCCCACAATGGGGCACCCAAGAAGGTGAGGCAGAAGGAAGTAAAGCAAAAGCCGAGACCGTGCTGCacttaataattataatttattCAAGAGTCAACATTTGTGGGCGCCCACAAAAGGTGCACCTCCGTCCATCACGCCGCCTCCACCGTGCCCCGCCCCCGTCCGGGGACACACAATAAACTTTAGCCAAAAACGTAATTTACATAGTTTGTATTTTTAATTA
The sequence above is a segment of the Drosophila miranda strain MSH22 chromosome 4, D.miranda_PacBio2.1, whole genome shotgun sequence genome. Coding sequences within it:
- the LOC108163350 gene encoding trypsin alpha-like, which encodes MLFKVSLLFATATLLSAGRVPRIIGGQDTPIEDDSWQVSLVLGGDHACGGSIYSKDFVITAAHCVSKVNPEELQVRAGSTLRSQGGTLHRVAAIKYYPGYSYSEFWKNDIALIRLSEPLEFSDQVRSIPLAVADPEAGAQAKITGWGWTFKNGALQIPDILQGVAIPIVSRECCQLKYPEYGITEAVICAGTSHKSTLFEDSGGPLTLNKELVGVVCGGRYGSPIMYSSVIYHKDWILDAIEALS